The following proteins are encoded in a genomic region of Paenibacillus sp. FSL H3-0469:
- a CDS encoding helix-turn-helix domain-containing protein, with product MKYELNIDVSPVYELLDSFMLYVTKKWTSNLDIGTDWIRDVDGRFTPAQLAALKQAAEWPFEDYDVLYAWAYSRGEASKVLQFLAELENSSLEDCLRRTEPFFHNFTAEECARIKNGYTPLLRIWYEHYFRHVEHTLLPLLIEDASEKKMLESKMDMVPLIEYASGGIVIEDIPGLETIVLLPTVHNRPINTYCFFKNLMLVQYPVDVPSDNEEEPPTVLLRLTQALSDPTRLRLLRFVANEPKTLWEMQSELNLSREMLMHHLLSLRVAGLLRVHLRGEGTERYSIRPDGASELQMFLESYIRI from the coding sequence ATGAAGTATGAACTTAACATTGATGTTTCCCCCGTATACGAACTGCTGGACAGTTTCATGCTATATGTAACCAAGAAATGGACTTCTAACCTGGACATCGGCACCGACTGGATCCGGGATGTGGACGGCCGCTTCACTCCCGCGCAGCTGGCTGCACTGAAGCAGGCCGCCGAATGGCCGTTCGAAGATTATGATGTACTCTACGCCTGGGCCTACAGCCGGGGCGAGGCTTCCAAGGTGCTGCAGTTCCTGGCTGAGCTGGAGAACTCTTCACTTGAGGATTGCCTCCGGCGGACCGAGCCGTTCTTCCATAACTTCACGGCTGAGGAATGCGCACGGATCAAGAACGGGTATACGCCACTTTTGCGGATATGGTATGAGCATTATTTCCGCCATGTGGAGCATACCCTGCTGCCGCTGCTGATTGAAGACGCCTCCGAGAAAAAAATGCTGGAGAGCAAAATGGACATGGTCCCGCTGATCGAATATGCTTCCGGCGGAATTGTCATTGAGGATATTCCCGGGTTGGAGACGATCGTGCTGCTGCCTACCGTGCATAACCGGCCGATCAACACGTATTGCTTCTTCAAGAACCTGATGCTGGTGCAATATCCGGTAGATGTCCCTTCCGATAATGAAGAGGAGCCACCTACGGTGCTGCTTCGTTTAACACAGGCTCTCTCTGACCCTACCCGGCTGAGACTGCTGCGATTCGTGGCAAATGAACCGAAGACACTGTGGGAGATGCAGTCCGAGCTGAACCTGTCCCGGGAGATGCTGATGCATCATCTGCTTAGTCTGCGGGTCGCAGGGCTGCTGCGGGTCCATCTGCGCGGTGAAGGCACCGAACGCTATAGCATACGCCCTGACGGGGCCTCGGAGCTCCAGATGTTTCTGGAGTCTTACATCCGTATCTAA
- a CDS encoding HAD family hydrolase, which translates to MKYLTQQVIFDLDDTLVHCNKYFDLILGQYFELMSDWFSDYQPTIGELRTKQLEIDVETVSTSGLASDNFPKSLIATYRYFCSKYNRKPDAFEERQLMKLGMSVYDQEVEAYPGMVETLDTLKQEGHSLYLYTGGDDTIQQRKIAQMKLDAYFDDRIYIRQHKNVEALENILTTYPFDRKITWMIGNSLRTDVLPALTAGINSIYLKQPNEWLYNLIELEREMQQSVLTISAIHEVPPVIRTAALREHHG; encoded by the coding sequence ATGAAGTATTTGACCCAACAAGTGATCTTTGATCTCGACGATACCCTGGTGCATTGCAATAAGTATTTTGACCTCATTCTTGGACAGTATTTCGAGCTGATGTCAGACTGGTTCAGCGATTATCAGCCTACCATCGGCGAATTGCGCACTAAGCAGCTAGAGATTGATGTCGAGACCGTTAGCACAAGCGGCCTGGCCAGCGACAATTTCCCGAAATCGCTGATTGCCACCTACCGTTATTTCTGCAGCAAATATAACCGCAAGCCCGATGCGTTCGAGGAACGGCAGCTGATGAAGCTGGGGATGAGCGTGTACGACCAGGAGGTGGAAGCATATCCCGGCATGGTGGAGACGCTGGATACCCTCAAACAGGAGGGCCATTCGCTCTATCTCTATACCGGCGGCGACGACACCATCCAGCAGCGCAAAATCGCCCAAATGAAGCTGGACGCCTATTTCGATGACCGTATCTATATCCGCCAGCACAAGAATGTGGAGGCGCTTGAGAATATCCTGACCACCTACCCGTTCGACCGCAAAATCACCTGGATGATCGGCAACTCCCTGCGTACGGATGTATTGCCCGCGCTGACTGCCGGGATCAACAGCATCTATCTGAAGCAGCCGAATGAGTGGCTCTACAATCTGATTGAGCTGGAACGGGAGATGCAGCAGTCCGTCCTGACCATCTCTGCCATTCACGAGGTGCCTCCGGTGATCCGCACCGCTGCGCTGCGGGAGCATCACGGCTGA
- a CDS encoding DsbA family protein encodes MNNKANRSRNTPNHGRLLPMLLAVIAVLLIALLAFFLTQGKSSGTEALDNLPNYTDVKGKIVVDGLKYEKQPHLGSEDAKVKVIEFADFKCPACKNWTATYLDTFIKDYVDSGKVQFYFMNFAFIDRDSYLAASAGEAIYQQNNEKFWEYLHKLYENQGDESKIWATQKFISKFVKDNITGIDQERFEQDLKNHTYMYDVKEDFKIAGAYGVNGTPKFMVNGVLLPDSSYEGLSATIEAALSEAK; translated from the coding sequence ATGAATAACAAAGCTAACCGTTCCAGGAACACCCCCAATCACGGGCGTCTGCTCCCTATGCTGCTTGCAGTGATTGCCGTGCTGCTAATCGCCCTTCTTGCCTTCTTCCTTACACAGGGCAAATCTTCCGGCACAGAGGCGCTCGATAATCTTCCCAACTACACCGATGTGAAGGGCAAGATTGTCGTAGACGGGCTGAAATACGAGAAGCAGCCGCATTTGGGCAGCGAAGACGCCAAGGTGAAGGTGATCGAATTCGCCGATTTCAAATGCCCTGCCTGCAAAAATTGGACCGCCACCTACCTCGATACGTTCATCAAGGACTACGTTGACAGCGGAAAGGTCCAGTTCTACTTCATGAACTTCGCCTTCATTGACCGGGATTCTTATCTGGCCGCCAGTGCCGGGGAAGCTATCTATCAGCAGAATAACGAGAAGTTCTGGGAGTATCTCCACAAGCTCTACGAGAACCAGGGTGACGAGAGCAAGATCTGGGCAACCCAGAAGTTCATCAGTAAGTTCGTGAAGGATAATATTACAGGAATTGACCAGGAGCGGTTCGAGCAGGATCTGAAGAACCATACGTATATGTACGATGTCAAAGAGGACTTCAAAATCGCCGGAGCCTACGGCGTCAACGGCACACCAAAGTTCATGGTGAACGGCGTCCTGCTGCCGGATTCCTCCTATGAAGGCTTAAGTGCCACCATTGAAGCAGCCTTAAGTGAAGCTAAGTAA
- a CDS encoding DNA topoisomerase 3 — protein MKTLIIAEKPDMGRNIAAAIEPKAKNYRSYLEGEQYIITWAIGHLIGLAEPEAYDNKYKKWNINDLPIIPEEFKLLPNARTMDQLKVIGELAKRSDLLVNSCDAGREGQHIFSLIQRYLELNQPVKRLWISDLTPETIRKGFQELKDGSEYENLTKAARARSEADWLIGMNGSRAFTTKHNVLLSVGRVQTPVLALIYDRQKTIEAFSSLKFFEVEGHFTQNELTYKGMWQGDRLTDGAKAEALAGKVKGKPARIVLYEVKETKEYPNKLYDLTLLQREANGKYAFSAKKTLDIAQALYEKHKVISYPRTNSNYVTEQNIPEMHKTLSALQGTQYDDWVKGANRNLVHKGNKFICNPSKVEDHHAILPTNRKANGLSADEAKLYDLIVRRFLSQFYPAAEYKVHTVMTEVEAEKFKTTVKELLSLGWKVIYADQKKDKSKPAKGKGKEDEEEEELEVNEPFSVNADGEVLCSDAIVKEKDTQPPKHYTEGTLLKAMESAGKQIEDEELRDAMKDSGLGTPATRAATIERLKNVGYVEMQGKKIAITQKGRTAVELIRGAGVELLTSPEMTGQWERRLNEIARGTAADGQFMENVKRFASMIVDKVRVQSRAAKTSFEGETPSLNSGGKGRSSAAAPRKAAESKPAGGTPAAAKSRRAAPAAAGKSGDTGPKVIGSCPRPGCGGMIFMGRKGYGCSHYKEGCGFVIWKENHGRTLTDTQVKALIEKGRTGKLKLTGEDGQPLEGKLVLQNMDTGQLAVE, from the coding sequence TTGAAGACACTCATTATTGCGGAGAAACCGGACATGGGGCGGAATATCGCCGCCGCAATAGAACCGAAGGCCAAAAACTACCGTTCCTATCTGGAAGGGGAGCAGTACATCATCACCTGGGCAATTGGGCATCTGATTGGCCTGGCAGAGCCTGAAGCCTACGACAATAAATATAAAAAATGGAACATTAATGATCTGCCGATCATCCCCGAGGAGTTCAAGCTGCTGCCCAATGCACGCACCATGGATCAGCTGAAGGTGATCGGGGAGCTGGCGAAGCGCAGCGATCTGCTGGTGAACTCCTGCGATGCCGGGCGTGAGGGTCAGCATATTTTCTCGCTGATTCAGCGTTACCTGGAGCTGAACCAGCCGGTGAAGCGGCTGTGGATCTCAGATCTGACACCGGAGACGATCCGCAAGGGCTTCCAGGAGCTGAAGGACGGGTCGGAATACGAGAATCTGACCAAAGCAGCCCGGGCACGCAGCGAGGCGGACTGGCTGATCGGGATGAACGGCTCGCGCGCTTTTACCACCAAGCATAATGTGCTGCTCTCAGTAGGCCGGGTACAGACCCCGGTGCTTGCGCTGATCTATGACCGTCAGAAGACCATCGAGGCCTTCTCCTCGCTGAAGTTCTTTGAGGTGGAAGGGCATTTCACCCAGAATGAGCTGACGTATAAGGGAATGTGGCAGGGTGACCGGTTAACGGATGGTGCGAAGGCAGAGGCGCTTGCGGGCAAGGTCAAAGGCAAGCCCGCCCGGATTGTTCTCTATGAGGTCAAAGAGACCAAGGAATATCCGAACAAGCTGTACGATCTGACGCTGCTGCAGCGTGAGGCGAACGGGAAATACGCCTTCTCCGCCAAAAAAACACTGGATATCGCCCAGGCGCTATATGAGAAGCACAAGGTAATCTCATACCCGCGTACCAACTCCAACTATGTTACGGAGCAGAATATTCCTGAAATGCACAAGACGTTGTCGGCCCTTCAGGGCACGCAGTACGACGATTGGGTGAAGGGTGCGAACCGTAACCTGGTCCATAAAGGCAACAAATTTATCTGTAATCCGTCCAAGGTGGAGGATCACCATGCGATTCTGCCTACGAATCGTAAGGCGAACGGGCTGAGTGCGGATGAGGCCAAGCTCTATGATCTGATTGTCCGCCGCTTTCTCTCCCAGTTCTATCCGGCAGCGGAATATAAGGTGCATACGGTGATGACCGAAGTGGAAGCCGAGAAGTTCAAGACGACGGTCAAGGAGCTGCTCAGCCTCGGCTGGAAGGTGATTTATGCAGACCAGAAGAAGGACAAATCCAAACCGGCCAAGGGTAAAGGCAAGGAGGATGAGGAGGAAGAGGAGCTTGAGGTGAACGAGCCGTTCTCGGTCAACGCGGACGGTGAAGTGCTCTGCAGCGATGCCATTGTGAAGGAGAAGGATACCCAGCCTCCGAAGCATTACACGGAAGGAACCTTGCTGAAGGCCATGGAGAGTGCAGGCAAGCAGATTGAGGATGAAGAGCTGCGCGATGCCATGAAGGACTCGGGGCTGGGCACTCCGGCGACCCGGGCAGCTACGATTGAACGGCTGAAGAATGTCGGCTATGTGGAGATGCAGGGGAAAAAGATCGCCATCACCCAAAAGGGGCGGACGGCGGTTGAGCTGATCCGCGGGGCAGGCGTGGAGCTGCTGACCTCCCCGGAAATGACCGGGCAGTGGGAGCGCCGGCTCAATGAAATTGCCCGCGGCACCGCAGCGGACGGGCAATTCATGGAGAACGTCAAGCGCTTCGCTTCGATGATTGTGGACAAGGTACGCGTGCAGTCGCGCGCCGCCAAGACCTCCTTCGAAGGCGAGACGCCTTCGCTGAACAGCGGCGGCAAGGGCCGCAGCTCCGCTGCTGCGCCGCGCAAGGCCGCCGAATCCAAACCGGCCGGGGGCACGCCCGCAGCGGCAAAATCGCGGCGCGCGGCACCTGCGGCTGCCGGGAAGAGCGGGGATACCGGGCCGAAGGTCATCGGCAGCTGCCCGCGTCCCGGCTGCGGCGGCATGATCTTCATGGGCCGCAAGGGCTACGGCTGCTCTCATTATAAGGAGGGCTGCGGCTTCGTGATCTGGAAGGAGAATCACGGGCGCACGCTTACCGACACTCAGGTGAAGGCCCTGATTGAGAAGGGCCGAACCGGGAAGCTGAAGCTGACCGGCGAGGACGGCCAGCCGCTTGAAGGCAAGCTGGTGCTGCAGAATATGGATACGGGCCAGCTGGCTGTGGAATAA